GCCGGGCGTGTACGCCTTGCCGCCGGGCAGCATCGCCCAGGACGCCGTGCAGGCCGCAGGCGGGCCGACGCAGGACGCTGACCTATCGCTGGTGAACCTGGCCGCGCGCGTCGCCGACGGCCAGCAGGTGCACGTCCCTCGCGTCGGCGAGAAGGTGGCGCAGAAAAGCCCCACCACAGCCCCCCGTTCCCCTTCGTCGCCCCTCAACATCAACATGGCCACGGCCGCCGAACTGGAGCAACTCCCCGGCATTGGCCCGTCGCTGGCCGACAGAATCGTGCAGTATCGCCAGGAACACGGACCTTTTCGCACGGTAGATGCGTTGTTGCTGGTGTCAGGCATCGGCCCGGCCACGCTGGACAGGATTCGGAGCCTGGTTACGGTGGACTGAGCGCCCTGGCACGGGCCTTGCACCCCGCCCTTGCGTGGGGACATCTACCATCGGAAGGGGGAGCCTATGTTCCGGACGCGGCTTGCGCCAAGACTTGCAATCGTGCTGCTGCTTCTGCTCCTGCTGGGGGTGCCGCTGTCGGGCGCGGCCCAGTCGCCCCTGGTGCGCATCGCGCCCACCCTCACGGTCGTTCCGATTGGGGGCACGGCTTGCGCGGACCTGCGCGTTGAGGATGTGGAGAATCTCTTCGGCTTTGAGACGGTCATCCGCTTTGACCCCAGCCGGTTGGCCGTCGTGGACGCGACGCCGGGGACGCCTGGGGTTCAGGTCGGCATCGGGCCGTTTCTCCAGCCTGCGAATCCGTCCTACTGGTATGTCATCAACGCGGTGGACAACACAAGCGGCACCATCCGCCTCGCCATCACCCTGGTCGCGCCCGAGGCGGGGCGCTGCGGCAGCGGGGTGCTGGCCACGGCGTGCTTTCAGGGGGTGAACCGCGGGCATTCGGCCCTAACGATTGAGGAGACCAGTACGCTGCTGCTGGACCCGCACGTGTCCGTCATTCCGTTTGCGGCCAAATCGGGCGGGGCGCTCGTTGGGCCTGTGCACCGCTTCCGGATTCCGCTGGTGTCGCGGGGGCGCTAGGGACTCGCGGGGCCGCGCCCGCGCCGCAAAACAAAAACGACGCACCTTCGGAGGGTGCGTCGCACTTCTGCCGTTTCCCGTTCGCCCTACGGCGTGGGCACGACGAAGTCCCGCCCCACGACGATCCGCAGGTTCCCCCCGCCCGTCTGGCCGGTGGCTTCGCGTCGGATGTTCTCGTCGGCGACGTTGAGCAACTGGGCCAGGAGCGCCACGGTCTGGGTGTTGCCGGCGTAGTCTATGATGAGGGTGTTGGCGTAGTCGCCGCGGTCGGCATTCTCAATGGCGACGACTTCAAACCCTTGCTCCTTGAGCAGGGCCGCCATCTGCGCTGCCAGCCCGGGCACGCCCGCGCCGTTGAGGACCTCAATCTTCGCCGATTCGCCGGGCACGCGCTTGTGGTTGTTGTTGCCCGATGAGAACATCTCGTCCACCAGCGCGCGGATTTTCTCCCTGTCGGGCAGGAGCACGTCGCCGCCGCTGGGGGTCTTGGTCTCCACCACCATGGTGTAGTCTATCACCCTGGACTGGATGCGGTCGGACTCCACCTGGTTGCCGAGTTTCGCCAGGGCGAGGATTTCGCCGGGCTGCAGGTCGGTCTGGACCGCGCTCATCACCGTCGTCATCAGGCTTGGGAGTTTGGGCAGTAGGTTCAGACGCAGGGCCTTGTCTCGCGCCGCCATGAGCACCTGCTGCTGTCGGCGTCCGCGGTCAATGTCGCTGCTCCCGTGGCGCACGCGGGCGTACTTCAGCGCCAAGTCGCCATCCATGTGAACCAGCCCCGCCGGGATGTGGACCTCTTGGTATCCGTAGTCATCGGTGGGGTACTCCGTGTCGTCTATGGGCTTGTCCACCTGCACGTCAATGCCGCCGATTTGGTCAATGAGTTTGCGGAATCCGTCAAAGTCCACCAGGATGTAGCCGTGGATGGGCACGCCGAGGAACTCCTGCACGGTGCGCATGGCCAGGGCGGGGCCGCCGCCGGGGTACTTCTTCACCTCGCCCAACACGAAAGCCTGATTGATGCGGCTTTCGCCGTACCCGGGGATGGGCACCCACAGGTCCCGCGGGATGGACAACATGCCGGCGGATTTTGTCGCGGGGTCAAGGGTAACGACGATGAGGGTGTCGGTGCGGTACACGGTTTCGTCGGGCCGCTTGTCGGCGCCCAGCAGGAGCAGGTTCACGCGCTCGGTGCGGTGCCAGACGGGCACTTGCGGCAGGTCCGAGTTGGTCTCGGCCGGGGGCGCGGGCGCGAAGAAGTTGAGGTTGGGCAGCAACGGGATGTCGGCCTCGGCGACAAGGGCGCGCACGGTCC
This DNA window, taken from Chloroflexota bacterium, encodes the following:
- a CDS encoding ComEA family DNA-binding protein → MIRRLGKRGGWIGLVLSYVLVAGVAFLAARWPAPGGVQILPPEPSPTPMPSPTPGLARVYVSGAVRSPGVYALPPGSIAQDAVQAAGGPTQDADLSLVNLAARVADGQQVHVPRVGEKVAQKSPTTAPRSPSSPLNINMATAAELEQLPGIGPSLADRIVQYRQEHGPFRTVDALLLVSGIGPATLDRIRSLVTVD
- a CDS encoding LCP family protein, with the translated sequence MSRQLSFPPRGGTQQKTRLFLYIALVLFALGGLLSGYVFYGTVRALVAEADIPLLPNLNFFAPAPPAETNSDLPQVPVWHRTERVNLLLLGADKRPDETVYRTDTLIVVTLDPATKSAGMLSIPRDLWVPIPGYGESRINQAFVLGEVKKYPGGGPALAMRTVQEFLGVPIHGYILVDFDGFRKLIDQIGGIDVQVDKPIDDTEYPTDDYGYQEVHIPAGLVHMDGDLALKYARVRHGSSDIDRGRRQQQVLMAARDKALRLNLLPKLPSLMTTVMSAVQTDLQPGEILALAKLGNQVESDRIQSRVIDYTMVVETKTPSGGDVLLPDREKIRALVDEMFSSGNNNHKRVPGESAKIEVLNGAGVPGLAAQMAALLKEQGFEVVAIENADRGDYANTLIIDYAGNTQTVALLAQLLNVADENIRREATGQTGGGNLRIVVGRDFVVPTP